A part of Terriglobus roseus genomic DNA contains:
- a CDS encoding amidohydrolase family protein — protein MKRILPAAVALLVFAISSGHGFAQQYKGPVIDAHAHIRFGDGDALKADQPIGTEKLLQLDTQAGIRQSALIVIAAKGQPEQTRANNDKVLAVAAASQGRFYAVPSVHPLDGEAALEELRRLAKLDVHEIKLHPNSQNFDVSDPAVGAMAEECGKLGIAILFDSYKPWDPSQPGKFLLLAVQHPQTHIVLAHMFFSQFREALTFAQMSKLGMATNVSFDLSAIAVAYEGSPVVPELVWTIRKIGTDHFLFGSDWPVDNPGAALKAVRSMGFTAQEEKAILHDNAAKLFGLK, from the coding sequence ATGAAACGAATCCTCCCTGCAGCAGTTGCACTTCTTGTATTTGCTATTTCCAGTGGCCACGGCTTCGCCCAGCAGTACAAAGGCCCAGTAATTGACGCGCACGCCCACATCCGCTTCGGCGACGGCGATGCGTTAAAAGCGGATCAGCCCATAGGCACGGAAAAACTGCTGCAGTTGGACACACAGGCTGGCATCCGCCAAAGCGCCCTGATCGTCATCGCAGCCAAAGGGCAACCAGAGCAGACCCGCGCCAATAATGACAAGGTGTTAGCAGTAGCGGCTGCGTCGCAGGGGCGTTTCTACGCCGTCCCGTCGGTGCATCCACTGGACGGCGAAGCCGCCCTCGAAGAACTCCGCCGTCTGGCGAAACTTGACGTTCACGAGATCAAACTCCACCCCAACTCCCAGAACTTCGACGTCTCGGACCCGGCAGTCGGAGCGATGGCAGAGGAATGCGGCAAGCTGGGCATCGCCATCCTCTTCGATTCCTACAAACCGTGGGACCCCAGCCAGCCCGGCAAATTTCTGCTGCTGGCCGTGCAGCATCCGCAGACGCACATCGTCCTGGCGCACATGTTTTTCTCGCAATTCCGCGAAGCACTCACCTTTGCGCAGATGAGCAAGCTGGGCATGGCAACGAACGTCTCCTTTGACCTGTCAGCGATTGCCGTCGCTTATGAAGGTTCGCCCGTCGTGCCGGAACTCGTCTGGACAATCAGAAAGATCGGCACCGATCACTTCCTCTTCGGCTCCGACTGGCCAGTCGACAACCCCGGCGCCGCGCTCAAAGCCGTCCGCTCCATGG
- a CDS encoding RNA polymerase sigma factor, with protein MGTQVVGSGLAAGTLNDPTVGSVFNAGGAFAPGVVAVESPAVAKVAAGRAGRAALTPAQIEARAQQRLEDDELIRQAQKGQRDAFDQLVRRYDGAVLRLALHMLGNEQDAQDVHQEAFLKAYRHLQNFRFECSFYTWLYRIVTNLCLDALRRRKSRREDPSIVTDSSGDTIDLMSSVSDDRAGANPDLELKRKTLNRRIEQALDQLTPRERTVFELKHYQGLKLRAIGEMLQTTEETAKNTLFRATRKLRANLADA; from the coding sequence ATGGGTACACAGGTTGTTGGCAGTGGTTTGGCGGCGGGCACTTTGAACGACCCGACCGTAGGAAGTGTTTTCAATGCAGGCGGTGCGTTCGCACCGGGCGTGGTCGCGGTAGAATCGCCAGCAGTGGCGAAAGTAGCGGCAGGTCGGGCAGGACGAGCGGCGCTAACACCGGCGCAGATCGAAGCGCGGGCGCAGCAACGTCTGGAAGATGACGAGTTGATCCGTCAGGCCCAGAAGGGCCAGCGCGACGCGTTTGACCAGCTTGTACGTCGGTATGATGGCGCCGTGCTTCGGCTGGCACTGCATATGCTTGGAAATGAACAAGATGCGCAGGACGTTCACCAGGAAGCGTTTCTGAAAGCGTACCGGCATCTGCAGAATTTTCGGTTTGAGTGCTCGTTTTACACGTGGCTGTACCGGATTGTGACGAATCTTTGCCTGGACGCGCTGCGTCGGCGTAAGAGCCGCCGCGAAGATCCGAGCATCGTCACCGACAGTTCGGGCGACACGATTGACCTGATGAGCAGCGTGAGCGACGACCGCGCCGGGGCCAATCCGGACCTGGAGCTGAAGCGCAAGACTTTGAACCGGCGCATTGAACAGGCGCTAGACCAACTGACCCCGCGCGAGCGGACAGTGTTTGAACTGAAGCACTACCAGGGCCTGAAGCTTCGCGCCATTGGCGAGATGCTGCAGACAACTGAAGAGACGGCGAAAAACACACTCTTCCGAGCAACACGTAAATTGCGCGCCAATCTGGCAGACGCATAA
- a CDS encoding anti-sigma factor family protein, whose amino-acid sequence MKCDEVKDQLILLAYDEIPEEDHAELQLHLRNCSDCQAEADAMAELTALLAEQSRPEVPANLLAASRLRLDEALDEASQSTWRMRLRNTLVGTWQHLYAAPALATLLVGVGFLSGNLLTRYQLATTPIPQPAVVSMNDTEGAVSNISGILPLPDADRVEVRYNRVVPMTMQGRLDDPQVRQLLTLAAQKGLNNDVRETSVDLLAKECVAGHRCEHGDGDRTGVRDALLVSLRYDKSATVRLRALEGLQRFIGEDQRVRDAVLESLMHDSNADVRTRAIAMLEPVEGDTSVRQVLHTVSTQDDNPYIRNASMQALGNIDGIQ is encoded by the coding sequence ATGAAGTGCGATGAGGTAAAAGATCAACTGATTCTGCTGGCTTACGACGAGATCCCTGAAGAGGATCACGCGGAGCTTCAGCTGCATCTGCGGAACTGTAGCGATTGCCAGGCCGAGGCGGATGCCATGGCCGAGCTGACCGCTCTTCTTGCTGAGCAGAGTCGACCCGAAGTCCCTGCCAACCTGCTGGCTGCCAGCCGTCTGCGACTGGATGAAGCGCTGGACGAAGCCAGCCAGAGCACGTGGCGGATGCGTTTGCGAAATACCCTGGTGGGTACTTGGCAGCATCTGTACGCCGCGCCCGCGCTGGCAACGTTGCTGGTGGGTGTTGGATTTTTGAGCGGCAACCTGCTCACGCGTTATCAGTTAGCCACCACCCCGATTCCCCAGCCTGCCGTGGTCTCCATGAACGACACGGAAGGTGCAGTCAGCAATATCAGCGGTATTCTTCCGTTGCCCGATGCTGACCGCGTGGAAGTTCGTTACAACCGCGTTGTCCCCATGACCATGCAGGGCCGTCTGGATGATCCGCAGGTGCGTCAGTTGCTGACGCTGGCGGCTCAGAAGGGCCTGAACAACGACGTGCGTGAAACCAGCGTGGACTTGCTGGCGAAGGAATGTGTTGCCGGACACCGCTGCGAACATGGTGACGGCGACCGCACGGGCGTACGTGATGCGCTGCTGGTAAGCCTTCGCTACGACAAGAGTGCGACGGTTCGTCTGCGTGCACTGGAAGGTCTTCAACGCTTCATTGGTGAAGATCAGCGCGTGCGCGATGCTGTGCTGGAAAGCCTGATGCACGATTCCAACGCCGATGTGCGCACGCGCGCCATTGCCATGTTGGAACCGGTGGAAGGCGATACCAGCGTGCGTCAAGTACTGCACACGGTTTCCACGCAGGACGATAACCCCTACATCCGCAATGCATCGATGCAAGCGCTGGGGAATATCGATGGCATTCAGTAA
- a CDS encoding PDZ domain-containing protein, with amino-acid sequence MAFSNLAAAAISLTLLVAPVAQAQEVLVCSLEAPPMYGAGAGGHNTPVQGYLGIMFHDVSDSTYNSQHLRDKRGAEIVMVDHDGPAGKAGLREHDVVLSLNGTTVEGEEQLRKLLHDMQPGRTISISVWRDGTERSLSATLSTREEVDKQARLQRWTVPNPDETTASTEPAPPPPAPKSNSVFSHSFMSSHLLPMMPVYTGATVDTMGPQLADYFGVKDGNGLLVHAVEGNSPAAAAGLHAGDVITRMNGNRVNTEKDWTRALHEGKGKPITMIVVRDRREQTLTMVPDGKKRSEVSEPKIGPDNEPMLMMP; translated from the coding sequence ATGGCATTCAGTAACCTGGCTGCGGCTGCGATTTCCCTTACGTTGCTTGTAGCACCGGTTGCACAAGCGCAGGAAGTACTGGTGTGCTCGTTGGAGGCTCCGCCCATGTATGGCGCGGGTGCCGGCGGACACAACACACCTGTGCAGGGCTACCTGGGCATCATGTTTCACGATGTTTCGGACTCCACCTACAACTCGCAACACCTAAGAGACAAACGGGGTGCAGAGATTGTGATGGTGGATCATGACGGTCCTGCTGGTAAGGCTGGCTTGCGTGAGCACGACGTTGTTCTTAGTCTGAACGGCACTACCGTGGAAGGCGAAGAGCAACTGCGGAAGCTGCTGCATGACATGCAACCGGGCAGAACCATTTCAATTTCCGTCTGGCGCGATGGCACGGAGCGTTCGTTGTCCGCCACGCTCTCAACGCGTGAGGAAGTCGATAAACAGGCACGGTTGCAACGCTGGACTGTTCCCAATCCCGACGAAACTACAGCTTCTACGGAACCCGCTCCTCCCCCGCCAGCACCGAAGAGTAATAGTGTGTTTAGCCATTCGTTCATGTCCAGCCACCTGTTGCCGATGATGCCGGTTTATACCGGCGCCACGGTGGATACGATGGGACCGCAGCTTGCAGACTACTTTGGCGTGAAGGATGGCAATGGTTTGCTGGTACATGCCGTAGAAGGCAATAGCCCTGCCGCAGCCGCAGGCCTTCATGCTGGCGATGTGATTACTCGCATGAACGGCAACCGCGTGAATACCGAGAAGGATTGGACGCGGGCGCTGCATGAGGGCAAGGGCAAGCCCATCACCATGATTGTTGTGCGCGACCGCAGAGAACAGACGCTGACGATGGTGCCGGACGGCAAGAAACGCAGCGAAGTATCAGAACCCAAAATTGGTCCAGACAACGAACCGATGCTCATGATGCCGTAA
- a CDS encoding DHA2 family efflux MFS transporter permease subunit, with product MAATTTTHHEAVWKPKHNPWLVAMTVTIATFMEVLDTSIANVALPHIAGSVGASQDEATWVLTSYLVASAVILPISGWISNRIGRKRFYMTCVVMFTACSLLCGLAPTLPFLILARILQGLGGGGLAPSEQAILADTFPIEKRGQAFAMYGAAVVVAPAIGPTLGGWLTDNYNWHWIFFINLPFGLLSLYLSNRMVEDPPELIARTKRKDPVDFIGLISVALGVGLLEFTLDKGQEKDWFGSGEIQLTAALAVIILIFFVFWEWNHPDPIVDLKLLKNRNFGTAVFLQLVLGMVLFGSTVLIPQYLQTMLGYTAELAGKVLSPAGLVMMVMMAVAGKTLGKGDPRLTVMLGYLAVAAGLYNLTRLDLYSSFGTVTLWRMLQVIGLPFIFIPISTLNYVGVPREKSNQISSLSNFARNIGGSAGTALLTTYLARSAQVHMSNLGANITAGSYALQAYVSRFAAATHTTYAQAQPMAMASAFGQMAQQATMIAYKNAFAMLAWVVMGLSPLVWLMRLPPKNAKVDPEQMGGH from the coding sequence ATGGCTGCAACGACTACAACCCATCACGAAGCAGTATGGAAGCCGAAGCACAACCCCTGGCTCGTGGCCATGACTGTCACCATCGCCACCTTCATGGAGGTGCTGGATACATCCATTGCGAACGTAGCACTGCCGCATATTGCAGGCTCCGTGGGCGCTTCACAGGATGAAGCCACTTGGGTGCTCACCAGCTATCTGGTTGCGTCGGCCGTCATCCTTCCCATCTCCGGGTGGATCTCTAATCGCATCGGGCGCAAGCGTTTTTACATGACCTGCGTGGTCATGTTCACGGCGTGCTCGCTCTTGTGCGGCCTCGCGCCCACGCTGCCGTTCCTCATCCTTGCCCGCATCTTGCAGGGACTTGGCGGTGGCGGTCTCGCTCCCAGCGAACAGGCCATCCTGGCCGATACATTCCCCATTGAAAAACGTGGCCAGGCCTTCGCCATGTACGGCGCGGCAGTCGTCGTGGCGCCCGCCATCGGCCCCACGCTGGGCGGATGGCTAACGGACAACTACAACTGGCACTGGATCTTCTTCATCAACCTGCCCTTCGGCCTGCTGTCGCTGTATCTGTCGAACCGCATGGTGGAAGACCCACCAGAGCTCATCGCGCGCACCAAGCGCAAAGATCCCGTCGACTTCATCGGCCTCATCAGCGTTGCCCTCGGCGTGGGCCTGTTGGAATTCACGCTGGACAAGGGACAGGAGAAGGACTGGTTTGGCTCCGGTGAGATTCAACTCACCGCTGCACTCGCCGTCATCATCCTCATCTTCTTCGTCTTCTGGGAGTGGAATCATCCTGATCCCATCGTGGACTTGAAGCTGTTGAAGAACCGAAACTTCGGTACAGCTGTCTTCCTGCAACTGGTGCTCGGCATGGTGCTGTTCGGATCGACTGTGTTGATCCCGCAGTATCTGCAAACGATGCTTGGTTACACCGCTGAGCTTGCCGGTAAAGTGCTCAGTCCGGCCGGTCTGGTCATGATGGTCATGATGGCTGTCGCAGGCAAAACGCTGGGCAAAGGCGATCCGCGACTGACGGTAATGCTTGGCTATCTCGCCGTCGCTGCGGGTCTGTATAACCTCACGCGGTTGGACCTCTACAGCTCATTCGGAACAGTAACGCTGTGGCGTATGTTGCAGGTCATCGGCCTTCCGTTCATCTTCATCCCCATCTCCACGCTGAACTACGTCGGTGTGCCGAGAGAGAAGAGCAACCAGATTTCGTCGCTCTCAAACTTCGCTAGAAACATCGGCGGATCGGCGGGAACGGCGCTGCTCACCACGTACCTTGCACGTTCCGCGCAGGTGCACATGAGCAACCTGGGTGCGAACATCACCGCTGGCAGCTATGCGTTGCAGGCCTATGTAAGCCGCTTCGCTGCGGCCACGCATACAACCTACGCACAGGCGCAACCAATGGCCATGGCATCGGCTTTCGGACAGATGGCGCAACAGGCCACCATGATCGCGTACAAGAACGCCTTCGCCATGCTTGCATGGGTGGTTATGGGCTTGTCGCCGTTGGTCTGGTTGATGCGACTGCCACCGAAGAACGCCAAGGTCGATCCGGAGCAGATGGGCGGTCACTAA
- a CDS encoding MarR family winged helix-turn-helix transcriptional regulator yields the protein MRKSKQEIRDEAALRISLAMKRLVSTGRLLLEAELEPDGITLAQLRMLKTLEETAELSSAELSRACFVTPQSMQTLVARAEREGWIKRSPSPQNRRILTTTLTAKGRGVLERGMELWKVISREMWGGIQLSEMEELHRILNLAVDHLQPRLNNLHDRPMLKHGPV from the coding sequence ATGCGGAAATCGAAACAGGAAATTCGGGACGAGGCGGCGCTTCGCATTTCGCTTGCGATGAAGCGGCTGGTCAGCACAGGACGCCTGCTGCTTGAGGCGGAACTGGAGCCCGATGGCATTACGCTGGCACAGTTGCGCATGCTGAAGACGCTGGAGGAGACCGCGGAGCTGTCGTCTGCGGAGCTGTCGCGCGCCTGTTTTGTGACACCGCAGAGCATGCAGACGCTGGTTGCCCGAGCCGAGCGCGAGGGGTGGATCAAGCGGTCCCCTTCACCGCAGAACCGCCGCATCCTGACCACGACGCTGACAGCGAAGGGGCGGGGTGTGCTGGAACGCGGCATGGAGCTGTGGAAAGTCATCAGCAGGGAGATGTGGGGCGGAATTCAGCTGTCTGAGATGGAAGAGCTGCACCGGATTCTGAATCTGGCTGTGGACCACCTGCAGCCTCGCCTGAACAACCTGCATGACCGCCCCATGCTGAAACATGGTCCTGTTTAG
- a CDS encoding threonine ammonia-lyase, which yields MPSVKTELAITLADVEAARERVRDAVYYTPCAFSHTLTELTGQQVHLKLENLQMTGAFKERGALNRISLLTPEQAQRGVIAASAGNHAQGVAYHATRRGIRSTIVMPEPTPMVKVNATRRFGANVILHGPNYDAAYAEARRICDADGSTFIHPFDDAEVIAGQGTIGLEMLEQVDGLEAVVVPIGGGGLIGGIACAVKSRNPNIRVVGVQTSRLPSMKAAVDAGHPVTIDAATTIGDGIAVRRSGDITLPLVQKYVDEIVTVDEDEIAAAILVLLEREKTLAEGAGAAALAALLQKRTSLKNAKTAVLVGGGNIDVTLLSRIIERGLVQDGRLIRLRIHLLDRAGALQDLTTLIAKHGVNIVDTLYNRAYYGVNLGDTTIDITMETRGRDQVEELLNALTEGGYRHSRVL from the coding sequence ATGCCATCCGTAAAAACTGAACTCGCCATTACACTTGCCGACGTGGAGGCCGCGCGTGAACGCGTGCGCGACGCCGTGTACTACACGCCCTGCGCCTTTTCACACACACTGACGGAACTTACCGGGCAGCAGGTCCACCTGAAACTGGAAAACCTGCAGATGACCGGCGCTTTCAAGGAGCGCGGTGCGCTGAACCGAATTAGCCTGCTCACGCCGGAACAGGCGCAGCGCGGTGTGATTGCGGCATCGGCCGGAAACCATGCACAGGGTGTGGCTTATCACGCAACGCGTCGCGGCATTCGGTCCACAATTGTGATGCCCGAGCCCACGCCGATGGTGAAGGTGAATGCGACTCGCCGATTTGGGGCGAATGTGATTTTGCATGGGCCGAACTACGATGCCGCCTATGCGGAAGCACGCAGGATCTGCGATGCAGATGGATCCACTTTCATTCATCCGTTTGACGATGCTGAGGTCATCGCAGGCCAGGGCACGATCGGCCTGGAGATGCTGGAACAGGTGGATGGGCTGGAAGCTGTCGTGGTTCCCATCGGTGGCGGTGGACTGATTGGCGGAATTGCCTGCGCGGTGAAGTCGCGCAATCCGAATATTCGCGTGGTGGGCGTGCAGACTTCGCGACTGCCCAGCATGAAGGCTGCGGTGGACGCGGGTCATCCCGTTACGATTGACGCTGCAACGACCATTGGCGACGGCATTGCCGTGCGCCGTAGCGGTGACATTACGCTGCCGCTGGTGCAGAAGTACGTCGACGAAATCGTCACCGTGGATGAGGACGAGATTGCTGCGGCCATCCTCGTTCTGCTGGAACGTGAAAAGACGTTGGCGGAAGGCGCGGGTGCTGCTGCGCTTGCTGCACTGCTGCAGAAACGGACTTCGCTGAAGAATGCGAAGACTGCTGTTCTGGTGGGTGGCGGCAACATTGACGTTACCCTGCTGAGCCGCATCATTGAACGCGGTTTGGTGCAGGATGGACGTTTGATCCGGTTGCGGATTCACCTGCTGGACCGTGCGGGCGCGTTGCAGGACCTGACCACGTTGATTGCGAAACATGGCGTCAATATTGTGGATACGCTCTATAACCGCGCTTATTACGGCGTAAACCTGGGCGACACCACGATCGACATCACCATGGAAACGCGTGGGCGTGACCAGGTGGAAGAGTTGTTGAATGCGTTGACCGAGGGTGGCTATCGGCACTCGCGAGTGCTGTAG
- a CDS encoding SDR family oxidoreductase: protein MAETATVLEAPLPTRDLSHNPKRYLVLGATSGIAEATCRIWAAEGANLFLVGRSEEKLRAMAGDLRVRGAAFVDIAATDLDRLEDHPGLLAHAITQLGGLDVAYLAFGILGEQPKAETDVAHAEQILHTNLTAPVSMLTWLANFCLKQGRGTLAVLSSVAGDRGRKSNYVYGASKAGLTAFVDGLRNRIDRDGVGVLTIKPGPVKTAMTAGMPGSEKFADVNAVAKDIANAIAKGEGGVMYVPAKWRPIMAVVRAIPDSVFKKLNL from the coding sequence ATGGCTGAAACAGCAACAGTATTAGAAGCCCCCCTGCCAACGCGCGATCTCTCGCATAACCCCAAGCGTTACTTAGTTTTAGGTGCCACCAGCGGCATCGCGGAAGCCACCTGCCGCATCTGGGCCGCGGAGGGAGCCAACCTCTTCCTCGTAGGCCGTTCTGAGGAGAAGCTGCGCGCCATGGCAGGCGATCTTCGCGTTCGCGGCGCGGCCTTTGTCGATATCGCCGCCACAGATCTGGACCGTCTTGAAGATCATCCCGGCCTGCTGGCGCATGCCATCACCCAACTCGGCGGTTTGGATGTGGCGTATCTCGCCTTCGGCATTCTTGGCGAACAGCCCAAAGCAGAAACGGACGTAGCCCACGCCGAACAGATTCTGCACACCAACCTCACTGCACCGGTAAGCATGCTCACATGGTTGGCGAACTTCTGCTTGAAGCAGGGACGCGGCACGTTGGCAGTGTTGTCATCCGTGGCCGGCGATCGTGGCCGCAAGAGCAACTATGTCTACGGTGCGTCAAAAGCTGGCCTGACAGCTTTCGTCGACGGCCTGCGTAACCGTATCGACCGCGATGGTGTCGGAGTGCTCACCATCAAGCCCGGCCCAGTAAAGACCGCGATGACGGCGGGCATGCCCGGCAGTGAAAAGTTCGCAGACGTGAACGCCGTAGCGAAGGACATTGCCAACGCGATCGCCAAGGGTGAAGGCGGCGTCATGTACGTCCCCGCCAAGTGGCGTCCCATCATGGCCGTAGTCCGCGCCATCCCAGACTCCGTCTTCAAAAAGCTGAACCTCTGA
- a CDS encoding MarR family winged helix-turn-helix transcriptional regulator has protein sequence MPRTSATPPVDETTPMEFLRALYGMFRQMSLAPGSRSLQKIKTTPQEGRALGWLNQHGPSLMSEFADFMDIPLSTATSVINRLVQKKQVVRQRSEEDRRIVRVHLTPAGQRLSQRMLDVHLEASKLLMEKLSRDEQQTLINLLRKAGYKPPAKDVC, from the coding sequence ATGCCACGCACGTCCGCCACGCCGCCCGTTGATGAAACTACCCCCATGGAGTTTCTGCGCGCTTTGTATGGCATGTTCCGGCAAATGTCTCTGGCACCCGGTTCTCGTTCCCTTCAGAAAATCAAGACCACTCCACAGGAAGGCCGTGCGCTTGGCTGGCTGAATCAGCATGGGCCGTCGCTTATGTCAGAGTTTGCGGATTTCATGGACATCCCACTCAGCACGGCCACTAGCGTGATCAACCGCCTGGTGCAGAAGAAGCAGGTGGTTCGGCAACGCTCGGAAGAGGACCGTCGCATCGTGCGCGTTCATCTCACGCCAGCGGGCCAACGCCTGAGCCAGCGCATGCTGGACGTGCATCTGGAAGCCAGCAAATTGTTGATGGAAAAGCTCAGCCGCGACGAGCAGCAGACATTGATCAATCTTCTGCGCAAGGCCGGTTATAAACCGCCCGCAAAGGACGTTTGTTAG
- a CDS encoding RNA polymerase sigma factor — protein MALTETALSPAEILSERRRIAAGLRRQDPDLLQELIDRYKHRLMRYLCSLTGRTDLAEDLFQETWIRVLERGHQYDDRGDFDAWLFTVARNRALDHFRRRSTVSLDEMMHPDDEGSTAFDPPAADLSPLEAFRLAEQSCLLHATMDRLQPIHREVLQMHFYEDLTMREIAEKTGIHMPTVKSRLYRAIGFFEQFLREALTGGGAPVTIALH, from the coding sequence ATGGCCCTTACGGAAACTGCCCTTTCCCCCGCCGAAATCCTTTCTGAACGCCGCCGCATTGCTGCAGGCCTACGTCGCCAGGATCCGGACCTGCTGCAGGAATTGATTGACCGATACAAGCACCGCCTCATGCGTTACCTGTGCAGCCTGACTGGCCGAACCGATTTGGCCGAAGACCTCTTCCAGGAAACATGGATTCGCGTGCTGGAACGTGGCCATCAATACGACGACCGAGGCGACTTTGACGCCTGGCTGTTTACCGTGGCCCGCAATCGCGCGCTGGATCATTTCCGCCGTCGCAGCACGGTTTCGCTGGACGAGATGATGCATCCAGACGATGAGGGTTCCACCGCGTTCGACCCGCCCGCGGCAGATCTTTCGCCGCTGGAGGCCTTTCGGCTGGCCGAGCAGTCCTGTTTACTGCACGCCACCATGGACCGATTGCAGCCAATCCACCGGGAAGTGTTGCAGATGCACTTCTATGAAGACCTGACGATGCGTGAAATTGCCGAAAAGACCGGTATTCACATGCCGACGGTGAAATCGCGGCTGTACCGGGCAATTGGTTTCTTCGAGCAGTTTTTGCGGGAAGCGCTGACCGGTGGCGGTGCTCCCGTGACGATTGCATTGCACTAA
- the serA gene encoding phosphoglycerate dehydrogenase has translation MKIVLAEKVSPATLAVFQQEPSWKVVTADKITNLEAELADADALVVRSAVQVTAELLEHAPKLRVIGRAGVGVDNIDADAATKRGIVVMNTPGANAVAVAELTLGLMITMARQIPKANAALHNGKWEKKSLQGTELRGKTLGIVGLGRIGLEVARRARSFGMEIIGYDPFVAPVIARENGVTLVDIDTIFKGSDYLTLHVGLTPQTEGLINKHSIAIMKKGIRIVNCARGELIMDEALAEGLTNGTVGGAALDVFRQEPLKESPYFGIDNIILTPHLGGSTDEAQEAIGIQLAEQVSAYLKDGVVQNAVNVPSLSREEYVEVAPYIDLAQRLGTFLGLATPGNLENMDIAYAGRIATGKTDLIRNAVISGVLSDSDVNSINATAVANERGIRVQEDKKEFASGGAGSVLKLTLHSAEGDASASATVLHGNAPRLLSLDGIDIEAPLTGTLLVFRNHDVPGVIGRIGTVIGEHGVNIANFALGRSVRSQRVPQGQAMAVVQIEATPEKVSELIHALRKVDAIASVRAVELS, from the coding sequence ATGAAGATCGTACTTGCCGAAAAGGTTTCGCCCGCCACCCTTGCCGTCTTCCAGCAGGAACCAAGCTGGAAGGTTGTCACCGCAGACAAGATCACCAATTTGGAAGCTGAATTGGCCGATGCCGATGCGCTCGTCGTCCGTTCGGCCGTGCAGGTGACGGCAGAGTTGCTGGAGCATGCGCCGAAGCTGCGTGTGATTGGCCGCGCCGGTGTAGGCGTGGACAACATTGATGCGGACGCTGCCACCAAGCGCGGCATTGTGGTGATGAACACGCCGGGCGCAAACGCCGTGGCCGTCGCCGAGCTAACGCTGGGCCTGATGATCACCATGGCCCGCCAGATCCCCAAGGCAAACGCTGCGCTGCACAACGGCAAGTGGGAAAAGAAGTCGCTGCAGGGCACGGAACTGCGCGGCAAGACGCTGGGCATTGTGGGCCTGGGTCGCATTGGCCTGGAAGTGGCTCGCCGCGCACGTTCGTTCGGCATGGAGATCATCGGTTATGACCCGTTTGTTGCGCCGGTGATTGCGCGCGAGAACGGTGTGACGCTGGTCGACATTGACACCATCTTCAAGGGCAGCGACTACCTGACTCTGCATGTGGGTCTGACCCCGCAGACGGAAGGCCTGATCAACAAGCACTCCATCGCGATCATGAAGAAGGGCATCCGCATTGTGAACTGCGCACGCGGTGAACTGATCATGGATGAGGCGCTGGCGGAGGGTCTGACGAACGGTACTGTGGGTGGCGCGGCACTGGACGTCTTCCGGCAGGAGCCGCTGAAGGAGTCGCCGTACTTCGGTATCGACAACATCATTCTTACGCCGCATCTGGGCGGATCGACCGACGAAGCACAGGAAGCCATCGGCATCCAGTTGGCTGAGCAGGTCAGCGCCTATCTGAAGGATGGTGTGGTGCAGAACGCAGTCAATGTACCGTCGCTATCGCGTGAAGAATACGTAGAAGTGGCGCCTTACATTGATCTGGCGCAGCGCCTGGGCACGTTCCTTGGTCTTGCCACACCGGGCAACCTAGAGAACATGGACATTGCTTATGCGGGTCGCATTGCCACCGGCAAGACCGATCTGATCCGCAACGCTGTCATCAGCGGTGTGCTGAGCGATTCTGACGTGAACAGCATCAACGCGACCGCTGTAGCGAATGAGCGCGGTATCCGTGTGCAGGAAGACAAGAAGGAGTTTGCCAGCGGTGGCGCGGGTTCTGTGCTGAAGCTGACGCTGCATTCGGCTGAGGGCGATGCGTCTGCGTCCGCAACGGTGCTGCATGGCAACGCTCCGCGTCTGCTGTCGCTGGATGGCATTGACATTGAAGCGCCGCTGACGGGCACGCTGCTGGTCTTCCGCAACCATGACGTGCCGGGTGTTATTGGCCGCATTGGTACTGTGATTGGCGAACATGGCGTGAACATTGCCAACTTCGCACTGGGCCGCAGCGTTCGTTCGCAGCGTGTGCCACAGGGACAGGCCATGGCTGTGGTGCAGATTGAGGCTACGCCGGAGAAGGTGTCAGAGCTGATCCATGCACTGCGCAAGGTGGACGCTATTGCCAGCGTTCGCGCTGTCGAACTCTCGTAA